A region of the candidate division WOR-3 bacterium genome:
ATAGGGCTAGTGCTGATCAGATTCGGGACTGGCGCCGTGGTAATGGGGCTGCTCTTTTTCTTGTCGGCTGGCACGTTCCGGTTCTGGCACGCCTGGGTCTTTATGGCAATACTATTCATCCCGATGTTTTTTGTTCTCATTTATCTGGTGAAAAACGACCCGGCTCTGCTCGAACGCCGGATGCGAACCAGGGAAATGGAACCGTTTCAGAAACGATCCCTGATAATTTCAACTTTCCTGTATGCGCTTGCCTTTTTGATGCCGGGGCTCGATCACCGGTTCGGCTGGTCATCGGTGCCGGTTGCGCTGGTAATTGTCGCCGACATAATTGTTTTTCTGGGTTACATGTTGTTCTTTCTTGTTTTGAGAGAGAACTCATATGCATCGAGAGTCGTTGAAGTGGAAAAAGAGCAAAAAGTCATCTCGAGCGGGCCCTATGCCACAGTCCGCCATCCCATGTACGCTGCTGCACTGATGATCTTCCTGTTTAGCCCAATGGCACTTGGCTCGTTATGGGCGTTGGCCGCTATGATACCTGCAACACTTTTGATAATCCCCCGTATTATTGATGAAGAGCGGCTGCTTTCCAGAGAACTTCCCGGCTATGAAGCTTACAGGCAGAAGGTGAGGTACCGGTTAATCCCGATGGCGTGGTGATCCGCAGTGTACCTGGAATGGGAAGAAACCGCGCATTGACCCGATGTCTTATGAATAGTATAATGTATTACAGGAGGATAGGAGTGAAGTTATTGTTGTCTCTTATGTTTTTTGCGACAGGTTGGGCAAATGTGCTGAGGGTAGATGTGACGGCGCCAGAATACAGTCTTGAAAAAGATCGCTTGATCGTGTCCGGGGCTGCGTATAACAATCCAATCGGGGCACCTGCGCTTCCGTGTAGGGTGATAACGATCGCTTTGCCGCCAGGGGCAGTGCTGGAGACCGTGGATTTTCGCGGTGCGTGGCGCGAACTGGGTGTTGTAGTTATACCGCCGGCACAGCCACCGCTGCCCTTGTCTTACGGTGCTGCTACTGAAGAAGTGCTTGAGCAGTTCGGGCGGGCGAGCGAAATGTATTACCGTTCTGAGGAAATATATCCAGCCTCTCACGGCAGTGTTATATCGACCGGAGGACTGCGTAAGTATATGTTGGTTACGGTAGCGTGTAATCACTTTGCATACAACGCGGTTTCCAGTATGTTATATTGCACGGAAAACATAACCGTTGAACTTTACTATACGGTGCCCCTGCCATCAAGCGAAAGAGCCATCTACTGGAATAGTTTGATCGATGACATCACATTCGACCCTATCGCGAAGGAGCTCATCTACAACTGGAGTGACGCGCAGATCTGGTATCACACTGATGAACCGGAGCGTGCGAATGGATACTGTATCATAATACCATCGGCAATTCAGAATACGGTTGATGCGCTTGTGCAGCACAGACAGAGTCAGGGATATGAAGTTAATATAGTAACAAAGGAATATATCGATGCCAATGTGGCGGGCGTTGATGGTCCGCATAAATTAAGGAATTACCTCAGGGCGAATATGGCGGACATAGAATATGTGTTGCTGGTCGGGTTCTCGACCGATATGCCATGGCGGAATTTGGTGCCTTTCAACAATGACCCGAACAGTCCCTATAATCATCCTGATTACTCACCGATACCCAGTGATCTCTATCTCGCCGAGTTGACTGATCCCGACAGTATTTCGTGGAATAGTGATGGCGATTTGTACTACGGAGAAGTTTTCACTGCCAATTTTCAACCGTTGGGTGAGGATAATCCGGATTATCATGCAGATGTGCACCTGGGACGGATTCCTTTCAGCGACCCGGGTATTATCGAGGATATCTGTGCAAAACTGATCGCGTTCGACACGAATACAGATGTCGGTTACAAGACCGCATCATTGTTGACGGGTGCGCTGTACTACTACGCTAATGAGAATTATACAGGTAATGCACGCATGGACGGTGCTAATTATTGCGAGCAACTGCTCATCGATTCTGTCCTGGCGCGCGCAAACGCAGTTACCCTCTATGAAAAGGGTGGCCTGAGGCCATCAACGTTGTCTTGTACGGATTCCCTTACCCAGAACAATCATATCGCTTATTGGCAGAACAAGGGTATCATGTATGAATGCCATCATGGCAATGTTCCTGTGTATGCGCGGAAGCTGTGGGCTTGGGACGACGGTGACAGTGTACCCGAGACTCCTGAGATCACGTGGCCAACTTCATTCTATATTACAAATGTATACTCTCTTGATAATGATCATCCATCAACATGTTTTCTCCGCTCGTGCCTTTGTGGAAAGCCGGAGGAGACCAGTTTAGGTGCCATGCTTTTGTATCGTGGCGGCTCCAGTGTGATCAGTAGTTCACGTATTTCGTGGTCCAGCTCGGCAGATCCCGGTGGAGTTCCATACCACTTCTACGACAGGTTACTTCAGGACACATTGATCAGCGGTGGCATCATTGGAACCGCATATGATATTGCTCGAAATGATTTCATGTCCAATACCGGGTTCTGGCTGCCGGCTTACCATTACAATCTCTTCGGGGATCCGGCGCTCAGGCAGTTCGGGCAATTTGTGAGCATAGAGGAAAGTAAAATCAGTGCGCCTGCCTTCGCTTTCAGTGTGTTCCCGAATCCTTCGCGGGGCATTATTACGTTGAACATGCATTCGCCGCAGGAACATCCTGTTGAATTCGACCTCTATGATGTGTCAGGACGATTGGTCAAGAATCTCCGCGTTGAATCATCAGGCGGGCAAAGTGTTTCTTTGGACATAAACTTACCTTCTGGCGTGTACTTTGTGATATGCCAGGACAATACGAATGAATTTCAACGGAAGATTGTTATCACTGAATAGTGGGATGGAAGAAATCGCACTGATGGAAATGCCGCGTGGATGAGATCATCTGGGCAACGCCACTTTATGAATTTCTAAAGCAGTGCAACGCAACTTCGCTGGACAAGACAGTCTTGGATTGCGGAGCCGGTTCGTACGGAGATCGACCCCCACCGCTTCTGCTCTTCTATCAGCAGGGTTATGCAACATACGGCATTGAAATAACCGAGGAAGGACTGTCGAATGCACGCAAATTCTGCGTTAAAAAGGACATACCGTTGAATATCTTCCGGGGTGATATGCGGCGGATCCCGTTCGCAGATAGAGTATTCAGTTTTGTGTATTCTTATAATGCAATATTCTTCATGACCAAAGCGGATATTGCACTGGCCATGTATGAGATAAAAAGGGTGCTCAAACCCAGCGGTATTTGTTTCGTGAATTTTCTGTCGGTGGATGATCCGGATAGAAGACCATTCCGGAAGAACGGATTTGCAGCACTCTTGCTCGGAAGCAAACAGTTCTCGCGTTTTCGAAATAACGAGGCAGATATTTATTTCAGGGATTTCGAGATTCTGCGCAAAGAAAAGCGGCTTGTCAACAAATTGTATGACGGCAAGAGGCTGAAGCAAGCTTATATAGACTATATTGCAAGGAAATGCTGATGGTATCATCGGTCGACTCACAAATCCAAACGATAGTTGTAATGACGAGGAGTAAAAGATGCCGGGTGAGAAAGCGATTTTGTGTTGTTTCGTTGTTTTTATGCTGTTGAGCGTACTTCATAACCCGACATTATTTGCCGGCGGATCGGCGGAAAATTCAATTGCGATCGTTTATAACAACGTTCCGGGAGATATGTCGTCTGGTGTAAAAGTGGGAGGGGGTTTTAGCGCATTCATAGTGTTCAATCAGAAAGAAATTCTTTTCGATACGGGTGGAGATACTGCGATACTCATAAATAACATTAGAGCACTGGGTCTCAATTTAGAACACCTTGACGCTGCGGTAATTTCGCATAACCACTGGGATCATGTCTACGGTCTTCCAGGTATCCATGCACTTACTGGGGTAACACCTAAGGTTTATGTGCCTGGCTCTTCTAAGGATTCGGTGCTGCAGCAGAATCCGCACCTGGATGTTGTACCGATCCAGGAGCCAATGGAGATAATGCCGAGTGTTTGGTCAACCGGCGAGGTCAAGACAAGTTACAGGGACATCGCTCTGCTTGAGCAATCATTGATTTTGGATGGTGGTGAAGGTTTATATGTTATCACTGGATGCGCGCACCCCGGGGTCGTGGAAATAATCGAGCGTGTAAAAGAGATTCTTCCTGAAAGACCGATCGCCTTAGTTACGGGCGGTTTTCACCTGGTCAATGCAACTGAAGAAGAGGTGAGAGGTATATCAGCGAAGCTAAAAGAATTGGGCGTCAAAAACATCGCACCTTCCCACTGCACAGGCAGTATGGCGATGGATATCTTCAGAGAAGAGTGGGGGGATCGACACGTCGAACTATATCTCGGGCATGTTCATAAATTCTGAGCGGCCGCCTACAGTTGACATCAGGGCTTCTGGTATTATACTATCATCGAGGATCATTCAGCACAGCCCTTAGGTTCGGCGGCTATCTGGAGCTATCGT
Encoded here:
- a CDS encoding isoprenylcysteine carboxylmethyltransferase family protein; its protein translation is MLIRFGTGAVVMGLLFFLSAGTFRFWHAWVFMAILFIPMFFVLIYLVKNDPALLERRMRTREMEPFQKRSLIISTFLYALAFLMPGLDHRFGWSSVPVALVIVADIIVFLGYMLFFLVLRENSYASRVVEVEKEQKVISSGPYATVRHPMYAAALMIFLFSPMALGSLWALAAMIPATLLIIPRIIDEERLLSRELPGYEAYRQKVRYRLIPMAW
- a CDS encoding C25 family cysteine peptidase; translated protein: MKLLLSLMFFATGWANVLRVDVTAPEYSLEKDRLIVSGAAYNNPIGAPALPCRVITIALPPGAVLETVDFRGAWRELGVVVIPPAQPPLPLSYGAATEEVLEQFGRASEMYYRSEEIYPASHGSVISTGGLRKYMLVTVACNHFAYNAVSSMLYCTENITVELYYTVPLPSSERAIYWNSLIDDITFDPIAKELIYNWSDAQIWYHTDEPERANGYCIIIPSAIQNTVDALVQHRQSQGYEVNIVTKEYIDANVAGVDGPHKLRNYLRANMADIEYVLLVGFSTDMPWRNLVPFNNDPNSPYNHPDYSPIPSDLYLAELTDPDSISWNSDGDLYYGEVFTANFQPLGEDNPDYHADVHLGRIPFSDPGIIEDICAKLIAFDTNTDVGYKTASLLTGALYYYANENYTGNARMDGANYCEQLLIDSVLARANAVTLYEKGGLRPSTLSCTDSLTQNNHIAYWQNKGIMYECHHGNVPVYARKLWAWDDGDSVPETPEITWPTSFYITNVYSLDNDHPSTCFLRSCLCGKPEETSLGAMLLYRGGSSVISSSRISWSSSADPGGVPYHFYDRLLQDTLISGGIIGTAYDIARNDFMSNTGFWLPAYHYNLFGDPALRQFGQFVSIEESKISAPAFAFSVFPNPSRGIITLNMHSPQEHPVEFDLYDVSGRLVKNLRVESSGGQSVSLDINLPSGVYFVICQDNTNEFQRKIVITE
- a CDS encoding class I SAM-dependent methyltransferase, coding for MDEIIWATPLYEFLKQCNATSLDKTVLDCGAGSYGDRPPPLLLFYQQGYATYGIEITEEGLSNARKFCVKKDIPLNIFRGDMRRIPFADRVFSFVYSYNAIFFMTKADIALAMYEIKRVLKPSGICFVNFLSVDDPDRRPFRKNGFAALLLGSKQFSRFRNNEADIYFRDFEILRKEKRLVNKLYDGKRLKQAYIDYIARKC
- a CDS encoding MBL fold metallo-hydrolase, which gives rise to MPGEKAILCCFVVFMLLSVLHNPTLFAGGSAENSIAIVYNNVPGDMSSGVKVGGGFSAFIVFNQKEILFDTGGDTAILINNIRALGLNLEHLDAAVISHNHWDHVYGLPGIHALTGVTPKVYVPGSSKDSVLQQNPHLDVVPIQEPMEIMPSVWSTGEVKTSYRDIALLEQSLILDGGEGLYVITGCAHPGVVEIIERVKEILPERPIALVTGGFHLVNATEEEVRGISAKLKELGVKNIAPSHCTGSMAMDIFREEWGDRHVELYLGHVHKF